Within Montipora foliosa isolate CH-2021 chromosome 3, ASM3666993v2, whole genome shotgun sequence, the genomic segment GATAAAACTTacaagtacaataaaaaatcTGAACAATAATGGTCTACATTTTAAGACTATGGCTGACCATGGAATATTTCTCAAACCGATCTGTTTTACATACAGGAGTGTTAAATGTCcttattgtttttaaatgtCTGCAATTGGTATTTTTGGGTGGAAGGAGACTTGCCAACTTATGGTCCTTCTTATGCAATATGTCTTTGAAAAGATCACATGACAGTTTCTTTCTCCTATCATAAAGTGTTGGAATCCTTGCTTCTCTCAGCGCACTGCTATACTTAAGATATGGAAAAATGATGCGCATGGCGAGTCGCTGAATGCGCTCGATCTCATCAGACGGGTAACAGGGGAGACAACTGTGAAATAACTGACATGAGCATTCAAGTACGCACCTAATGGCGCTAAAGGAAAAACAGTATAAGATCTCTAGAGTAGATGCCAGCACTTTTCAATTGTCTTAACAGATATAATCGTTTGACAGCCTTTATTACAATGACGCTTACATGATCGTTCCATTTGAAATCGTCCCTAATTGTTATTCCAAGAACTGTGGCAGAGCTATCTCTGTCAAACTGCACTCCATTCAGGTTTACTGGGGAATGTGATGGTGGAGATCTTTTAAAACACGTCTGCAACTCTTTGCATGTTGTTGGATTGAGCTGCAGTCAGTTCTCCTGGCTCCATGCGGCGATTTCTTCCACAGCATGTTGAAGGGAGCTAGTGGTGTTATTATATGATGGGATCACTTCAGATATAGTGGCGTCGTCAGCAAATTTCCACATCAAaaacgcccccccccccccccccccaacagtTTGAGGTCGTTTATCAAGACGAGGGAAAGCCAAGGACCAAGCCGAGTCCCTTGGGGAACCCCTGTGGGAACGCTGAGCCAAGTCGAGAAGACGTCGTTAACTTTAACCCTCTGTTTTCGGTCACTCAAAAAGTCTATCAACCTGTTGACCGCAGTTGGTTTAACCCCGATACGGAGCAATTTGGAAACTGAAATGTGATGATCCACTAGGTCGGAGAGCTTTTCTAAAGTCCAATAAAGCAGTTCTTACGGATGGTCCAGTGCCGTCTGTGGCGCGCAATCAATGGTGGAACATAGAAATCAGCGCAAAAGTAGTCGATGGGCCCGGAGTAAAACCAAATTGGCACGGGTCTATGGAAGATAGCACAACAGGCTTCAGAGCCTGATCAATCACGAAGCTCCCCTCTCTTTACACAACGTATAAATAAGCGAGATAGGTCTGAGATCTTTGCTGAAATCACAAATGGTTGGTGCCTTGAGTAAggaaggggtgggggggagggCGGGGACATCGGCAAGCTTCCACGGGCGAGGGACTTTACATTCAGAGAAGGAGGTGTTGAGTATGTCTGCAATAGGAGCTGCCAAAATCTCTGCGAATTCTTTTATATCAACGCCCAGTTCGGGAGATTGTCAGGACGGCCGGCACGAGCTGTGTTGATCTCTCACAGCTTGCGTGCGACAGATTGCTCAGTGACGACTATCGGATGGTCACCGTCCGTTGATACACGCTCAGAGCCGGTCAGGGGGGAGAATGGTATAGGTATAAAAATTTTTATGTTGACTAAGTCAAATAAGATATATTTCTAAAAGTTTCCCACTTATTACTCATGTGACCGACTTCAAACAAAGAGCCTATTGCTAGATGAAAAAGAATGCAAGTGTACTTACTGATGGGTGCCAAAAGTTTTATGTGATCTTGACAAGAAGAGAGTCGTATTAAGGCCAAACAAGGCCTTCGTCACAGTTGACCCAGTACGTAAATACTATACCTAAAAATAACACTTCTATGTAAATAGTATTACTGACAACTTAAGGGAAGATACAtgtaagtgagcccacacaagcaAAAATTGATTGTACACATAcctaaataaattaattacgAAATTTAAACCGAAGATGACTACATGGCCGTTGCTCACATAGTCAGAAGACTTAATGCTAGATGTAATGAACCACGAAGGAAGCTGCATGTGTTGATAAAGCCAATGATTTGTTACGGGCAGCCAGGCTGCCAAATCCTTACTGATGTATGTTATCACGACATGCAAATAAATGCAATGACAAAGAAAGAGGCAGCTTGTCAGAAGTAAGCCGATTGGATGACTATCTCCGCGCACACAGAAATTTATTCTCAATATTcttaactaaataaataagacatattttcctcctcttagaataggggtgaacctctacagagctcaaaatagaaagatatagccctaaagattaatcagcagcggaaaaggaggattgaaggtcttaaagcgacgaaagagcgtttcgtgtttgtactgcttttgatttccaaaacccgatctaaactctgcttaaatattcaagccgaatcgcggaattgaaatggattttatgagaccacggaagatgctacaggaaggtaaatggtgttttggaatgtcgattttctttttgagatttatttcatcggccatttgagttgaaatagtgtaacatcgtttttttttggattggaaaagtcgtgttgtttgcgatagcttgatcgctttcaacagaagcgaagcatgtgcaaagacagcgtatttgtgtcgacgctcgcaagaaaatcgaaatgttttctctcctaagagcaaattattgttgattccaataaaatttttgactgggaaagctgtttgttcatcattttgtcttgttaatttaAAGTTTATAATTCAAAGTTTATATaagtttatgcaaatacaagcgaaacacgcaggagtggtgttcacgattatgttatagaagaaatggtaagcgtgcagcgtgcaactatcgagttatggacgcacttgggaggtttgctaagcactcaagaagctagagtcgcactcggctatcgcctcgtgcgactcttacgcttctcttgtgcttagcaacctcccgcatgcgtccataactcgattgttgtacgctgcacgcttaccatttctttaaTATTATGAAATTTAAATGAACATGATGTCATGGCCCCTGTTCATGTAGACATGCTGTAACGTGTTTTATTacgaaaaaatagaaaatagcgAATAGTGGTAAAAATGCAACATGAAAAAGCAGCATATTTGTACAGCCAAGATTCACTTTTGAATTTCGCGGAACATGATGTACAGAGTAGCCTGGCCGCCAGGTCCATACTCCTATGTGTTTCTATAGCAGAGAAAAAATATGTATAATGTTAGTCACTGAGAGGCAGCTTGTTTAGGGTGAATCAATTGGTGTTGTTCAAAAGTGCTTCACTGTTCTTGTTGCACACTGCATAAAGGGGAGTGATTAGTATGACTGTCTGCTACGAAAATTCCCCAAAAACTCCTGTGGGGAAAAGAAGGGAACATAGTCCTCTAGGATTCTGCAGTCACACAAACCCTGAAGAGAGAGGCAAACAACACTCGCAGGTAAAAAAGTATCATTTTAAAATCATGGCGAATGGCACACACCATGCATCCACCATATAtaaaatttatgtttttttaatgttaataaaGCCTGGTTGTTCTTGCATTGGCAGAAACTTTGGTAATTCGAGGTAGACTCAGTGCGTAACATCTCAATATGAAATAAACCCCAAAAAAATCACGCAGCATCCAAGCGCTGCTGCCTGAATGGCCGAATAACAGCCCTGAAAGGCCTGAAGGGACTTGGTGTGATAAAGGGATGGCATCCCGAACAAATTCAATGGACGGAAGACATGGTCTGGTGTGGCGATGTGACAGCTGAGGTGCCGGACGCTTGGGTGGCATCATAATCAAGAACAAACAAGCACTGAAAGACACTGGCAAAAATTTTAGTATCCAAAAGCCAAACGTGGTTGTGAATAAAGCGCGGAACATAGACACAAGACCAGACAGCCAATACTAACTCATAACACCGCGAAACATGAGCCCAGCGGGGTAAGCATGGCAAACAGTATACAAAATGCCGCCAGAAACATTTGCAATACCCCATGTGCTGCGAAGTACACGTGAACTGGCAGACATATTGAAAACAACTTAAACACATAATAACTCCAATAAGAGGAGAGACATCCACCATAGCTGGCAATGCAACAGCCGATGGTGTAAACAAATAGTaacattattaattattatagaCTGCAGTAATGCACAAACACATAGAAACAACTGAAACAAATCTCAATGACATAAAAGTGTACTTTTCGGCCAAAATGCGGTGGTAATTTTTGGGTATTACTAGTGTGGGCAAAGATCGCCGATTTTGGGAAgaaatttattaaatattatCACTGCCTATAAACGACGTGAAAGGATTCTAGGTGGACACATGCACACACTAAACACCCAGTCTTTGATCAGCGCAAATGTATGAAAATTATATGTGTAAAATGTGTCTTTTGAGCAAAGACTTTATCTTTCTAAAAACATGCAGCACATTGACAAATCCTTTTCCTCACTTAAAAAATATCAAAAGCAAAATTGAATTCTAAAAGGACCCTTCATATGAGGCaaagtttcaataattactaaATTTACTGGTGTTTTTACACTCAAATTTATATAAGCAGGTATGAATACTTATCATCACCAGTCAATTGATATGTTGAGGAGGTATTCCAGTACAGTACTACTCGAGCTGCTGAAAAGGTTAATCCAACAACAGCGAAACAAATGGCAAGAAAGGAGGTCTTGAAAAAATGATGCATATGACCTGACAGTTGATATCTCCACCTGTAGCCTAGAACCACTACAAAATGCAGTAATCGTGCGAGCTCTGAAGTCTGCTCGCAAATGATTTATTGAAGTAGCTTGGCAATCTGCTATTAAGCATATTAGTACTCACAAAATTTTGCGTAAATTTGCGTGCAAAATGAGGCAGCGCAGAGAACACACATTTCCTTAATCTGTTGCATGCAATGTAACTGCACGTACTTTATTGATCTCTCGGTGAACAGCACCAAGCATCCAACAGCATTCTACTGATTTATATAAGGCGTAATCATTTTGCCATATCTTAGGACAGAAATTTCTTTCCTTATCTGCTTTCGGATGATTTTTCCAAAGACAGAAACAAGCTTCTTACTCCTTGAAATTAAACCAGTATAAAATAGCCATAAAACCGCCATAGTAcgttttattatatgactagcttcgtcagcgggcaagatgaaccaaatctcgcactgtgattggctacccgagcgggcaagatggagctatcttgcccgctcgggatcaaagatcattttttggggttttaagtcatataatgaatcttttattgaccaagcttgttcggtctagatggctggatattcgtctcggtccataaataCGCCCATATAAATAGGCCCATATACCTTATTTACTATTTTCCCTGCGATTTCCCCACTAGCTACCGTTTTCTTAACATGCGTTGAATCGCATTTGACTTTGGTTGCGATGGCTCTAGAGCGGCTTGTTGTTTTTGCCGCTGCTTTTCTACCAAAACTGAGTCACTGAGTACGAGAATTTGAGCCAAGAATGTTGAAGATGGCGAAACTGAGAAGTCGTAGTCACGCTATGCTCAAATTATGGGAGCCGCCTCCACTCACTTCCCTTCCTTCCATCGATCAAAGCACTCGAGAGGTTGACACAGACCTGATTTTAGCCCTGTTAAGCAGCTTTAGTTGCTCCTTCAAATTCCTCCCTGTGCCACTAAATAATTTTCGCTTTCGCCTTTGTGCCAAACGGCAAACAAAAGGTTTCTCTTGTCGTATTAAAAACGaggaaagttcttttttttcttacctcTTCCCTTAGTTTGAGACGCGTTGTTCGATCGCTGCAGTTCAAACACAAAAAGTTAGTTCCAATCAAAGAAATTTATATTtctaaaaacgaaaatttcagactaatttttcttgaaaaaaatctAAATCTTTCAACTGTGAGTTGTTAGGCGCCCTTAAGCAGAAGCTAAGGCTAATCGACGTTAAGGGAGGTCCTGACCCTGTGTATTCAATTCCCGCCAAAAGTGTATTGAAGTCGTGACCCGAGATCCAAAAGGACGGTCACTAAATTACCATCCGCCTAATTTGATTACTACAAACTTCTGTCACTGGTagttaaaaattaatttgattaTTCCTCTTTTCCCGTTCCAACCGAAATGACCAGAAAAACCCCGTACCATTTGTAAACTCCCACTCGACCCGATTTTCCCGCCTCTCGACACTGCAGTTGCAGCCGTCATTTTCacttgttattgttttcttctagCCGCGAGAGACTCGGGCCAGCGAAACGCCACACCGGGAAAATCCTGTACCGTTGTGCCATTACAAGCGTTCTATTCCAACAGGATTTTCCGTGCAAATGGTAAAAGCCCAAGGTTTCTTTTATCTCacaatggtaattagttcttcCGGACGCgagaatttcaaaatgatcccattttaaatTGTCTTGTGTCCTTGatacagcggttttcaattgagtgtcgaaagtaattagcgaattgctttggttttgcattacttcactcagtgattggttcaaatttctcgcgccactttttcaaccaatcagatgtgAAACTAAAATCAATTGCGgtgcacattttccctcgctttgtgtcggctacgtgtgattacttcgagctttgattggtttactggattgtctccgtcctttttgattaaccaaagtaataactttggattttggttttacgacactcgattgaaactcgctctatgatCAGCAATAGCTGATGCGTTttcttgaaaatgtatgttgcagcatacgaaacgtcaagtcaaatTTAAAATGTATTGCTTCACAGTGTTTATTACCGCTTTGTGTGTTATTTTTCTCAATAAAGTTCGATGACCGAAGAACAAGTCTCTATACTGAGTAAAGCAAAGTTCTAAGGCCATGATTTTCGGCAAATGATTTGAGATTCTGCATTTTGCTAAACGCAATGACCGAAAAACTCAGTGAAAAAAACTGCGAAATGTTCTGTCAACAAAACTCACGACAGGAAAAGAGAGCTAGGAAAAGCCTTCACGCaaaaaatgtgtgaaagaagGAGTAACGCACTCTTCTTGACCGAAACATTCATATTTCGAACTCAAGATGCCAATAATTTTGTCAAGTCCAGTTGATCATTAAGCTTAAATGATTTTGTTTCactcttgatcttcagtggcaAGCACAGTATACCGAGCAGGCTTGTCAGGTGACTTCTTTAACGCCATCAATGCAGTTCCCACCAAACAAGCAGCGCACATCAGCAACAAAGTCATCAAAAGAGCAGGATTGGAacctaaaataaatgaatgaatgaataactttatttaagtgtcagtAATATTAAAAACCTcattaataaaacaaaagaaatctttaATTAATCAATACATGTATCTGTATAATACCTGATACAGATTACTCTTCATTTACcgttttttttcgattttctgttaaaatgtcttgaatgaCCATGGCTTCGCctcgagtttgtaaatgtgatacaggTCTGCcgcccatattgtatatattacaTAGCAGTATACCACCCCCACCCCCAGAAAATCAATTCATTTGGAAGGGAGAATCCTTGTTATATACTTCCAGGATTGTTATAACGCCAGAGCTAATATGTAtgactctgaaaaaaaaaaacactgcctAATTGCGAAGTCCAACTAAAGCCTAATAGCTTCACATCTATATCACCCTCTACGGGTGTATGAcgactaatctcgtacccagatctcccacggtcatacggaagggagatctggtaaagttcgatttcgagcatgctcagtgccagcgaggcccgaaatacgggcttttctatcactgcgcatgttcgtactctctgttgtgattttgggtgattttgcggaataaacatggatttcgagagtattcttaaagagattcttttgggtagaggacaaggaaaccttaaacttaattAAGCCGAAccagaaagaagggctacaggcgattgtttttgagcggtcgagattgtttaattgtcgtaGCAACTGtagaatcactgaagcgagcgcttaggcttaatcaatatacgagtgctattttcttcacacaatctcgtgaaaagcgtagctaaccaaaccgtaaattgaaagcgaaaatgttaaagagtgcttagacctaatcaatgcaacgagcgctattttcttgacacgatctcgtgaaaaatgtgaTTAAtataaccgtaaaattcacaactgatcactacttaattcgcgagtcacgctttaagaacgagaaatactgttttgaataaattacatacttcaacttgaatttattagtttctgcgtacctcgtagcaagctacgcagaactttattcgagtggcagggtacgtggggctttcgtcggtactatttacacaaacgtcgcgaatttttaaactgattttcctcaactgtaaagcttttccggcgtcggaaaaaaacaaaactttcctccgcacaactggcatttattcaaaacagcacatgagcttgcgaaaactaaATCTTcgctaagtgccccgcgaaataacccAATCGGAGtatagattgcattgccgcaaccttttttaagtagccaatgaaaaatggtgtactgtcaaactttaccagatctcacatttccagtgacagagtgagatctgggttcGAGATTATATGACGACCTCACAAGGGACCACCATCAAGTTttctggataactcaattgctcATTGAAGCACTTCACGGTTATCCGAGATCGTGCTCAGGTTTTactttcgttactgctcaatGACGTTCAAAACTGAGGCGATGTTCAGTCTATTACATCAGTGCCAttttccgcagttcaaatattaAAGTCTTTCATGTATAGTCCCTTTATACCTTTAAATTTAGCGAAGTCGGAaagaggcaaattcctcataaAAACTCCTTGCTATAACAATGAATGGTTGGGAGTGAAacatcaaattttggttttgtaaTGTTTGATAACGACTATATGGATTCTAGATGGCTCAGATTCCACTAAACAGCTACAACACGAGGACATCgcacgccatgttgatttcccAGCGTACCTTTACGTGCACATGCATCTATTTTATTATTACACTTCAGGTTAACCACCGTAAGAAAAATTTGttagctgacgtttcgagcaccAGTCCTTCGTCCGAGCGGTGgttcatttacctttattaacttgtttgataaaaccaaatctttATGGATTTTGTCTTCCCAACTAAATCTACAAAGATGAGTCATATGAGGAAGTTTTTGATAATCTATGTGTAGTAGCAACAACATAGAAAACGAACAGAAACAATGCCATAATGCCCAAACTTTGACAGGTAGCAGAATATTCCTCGTCTTTTGATACCGAGTCCTCTGTTTATTGACTCACCACTTTTCTTCTCTGCTTTATCGGCCTTTTCTTCTCGCCTCTTCCGAGATAGGTGAAGTGGCCCCTGGGCTAAATGATATACGTCATCAGTCATGTAATCACTCACTTCACGGATTCCTCGGGCTCTTGATTGACACTTCTTTACGCACTTCGAAGATGGATCAGTTGTATTGCACACGATCACGTGACAATGAATGAACACAAATGGATGATCAGCGATGAACTTAAAGGCTTCCAAGCTAAACCGTTGGGCACTTAATGACAGCGCAGGATGGAACTTAACTGTGCTATCGTTTGGGCAtctaaaatataataaaaagcaTTACAATATTATGCACTTTAAAACAGATGGTAGATAGGGCTGTCCCTAAGTTGCtccaattttctcaaaaagttgctccaattttccaaaaaagttgctcaaaagttgctccaaaattctaaaagttgctcaaaagttgccccaaaatccaaaagtttctcaaaagttgctttcaattttttggtgtaAGAGATTGATTTACAACTCAAATTGTAAAGTACGTTGTGTTGAAGTGCGCTTGCAATCCCAGTTTCAGAAGAAGCCGCTGAAGCAATATGGCGTGCCGTGAACGGAGTATCAATTTTTTCGATTACCTTGTAATATTCAGGTCATTCAGACATTATTTTACAGGGAACGGAAAGGTGAGTTATATACTAGCTACCATTTCCGATTGATTTTGTAATATAAAgatataaaacaaaagttgtgTCGTGATGTTCTTTACTTATCGGACAAAACAAGAGGCGTCAGTTGGCGACCACTTCTAAAAATTTAGTCGCCAGCGCTCaatttttagtcgcattggcgaccagtgagtcgcaatttcgagccctgatcaATATGGTAAGACTGAGTCTCTCTCAACCCAACCACGTGATTGTATTCgaacaaaacaaactttgctAATATGCTTATTAAGGATATAAAGTTTCTCTGACATAAACGAGTGTTTGTGGTATAAAgccatgttttttcaatatttacaatatttacactGTCCCTGAAGGTTTTGCACCACCAGCTACCCCTCTACATAATTCATGATTTCATGTGCGCTTATTGTCATTGTAACGTAACATGACCGATGTTTCCACTGTTTCCTCTAATGCTGCCTCTTGCTGCTTGCTAAATGCATTTTGTAGCAGGCTAAACACTCGCTCAGCCGATGCTGAACTAGGCTGCACCAACAAGATCTTTTTGACTGCAGCAGACCAATTTGGGAGAGCAGCGGCATGTGTAGCCCACCACTGTACTTTGTCTTCTTCTGTTTCAATGGCTGCACCATCAGCAGTGGCCAGATAGTTTGGCAGCTCTTCCACAAGCTGTACAACCTCTGCATCAGTAATGAAACTAAATTGCTTTAGTTCCTGGACTGATACAGCAGTTGGACGTAGTGCTTGCACCTGTACTGGGCAACATAAGCGTGCAGCCTTAAATGCACGAACAACATTGTGGAACTGCAAACTGAATTTCTGTTGGTAAAAGCGGAAGCCTGGATTGATGCATGCCTTTCCTTGGGCAACTAACTGGTTGTACAATGCCATATTTCTACCTGCATGTTGGCGAGCTTTGGCCTCGGTGTTTGGAAAAGAGTCAATGGCTATTGCATGTGCTAATGCAGACAAACGTTCATAGCAAGCAAATACTAAGGGACCATCCCCCTCAAGATAATAAGTTGCTTGAACAAAGTGCTTGCCCGCATCAATCATAGCAGCAAGCTCAATGTCTAAGTCTCTAGCAGTAACTGGATCATCAAAAATCTCCAACAGGCTTGCACGGCAAACAGGAGACAGGTTATCATTTTCTCTTAGGAAGGGCTCAACGTCCCCAAAAAACTCCATTACCTGATTGAGGACTTCCCATTTGCTCCACCATCTGGTTTTGGAATGAAGTCGCATTGCTGTGCCAGTTCTTGTCTTCCACAACAGCCGGGCAGCTGGACTTAGAGAAAACATGGTGTTCCAACACCTAGAAAATGTGTCTAGGACACTAAATTCAAAGTGTTTCCCAACATTGTCGATT encodes:
- the LOC137997492 gene encoding uncharacterized protein → MFSLSPAARLLWKTRTGTAMRLHSKTRWWSKWEVLNQVMEFFGDVEPFLRENDNLSPVCRASLLEIFDDPVTARDLDIELAAMIDAGKHFVQATYYLEGDGPLVFACYERLSALAHAIAIDSFPNTEAKARQHAGRNMALYNQLVAQGKACINPGFRFYQQKFSLQFHNVVRAFKAARLCCPVQVQALRPTAVSVQELKQFSFITDAEVVQLVEELPNYLATADGAAIETEEDKVQWWATHAAALPNWSAAVKKILLVQPSSASAERVFSLLQNAFSKQQEAALEETVETSVMLRYNDNKRT